The Sedimentisphaera salicampi genome includes a region encoding these proteins:
- a CDS encoding M16 family metallopeptidase, with the protein MQFKSKVLDNGLKIVGETTSSSLSAAVGFFVKTGSRDESAENSGVSHFLEHMVFKGTENMSALEVNAAFDRTGAQFNAFTSEENTVFFAGVLPEFLEDVTAIWADLMRPSLRTDDFDMEKNVILEEIAMYEDMPQFDVVDKAKELHFSGHPCGNSILGTSESIKNLKAEQMLEYFRRRYSPSNITVCCCGNFNWDKFAAQIEKLCGHWEKVDTKRETTFTEGTAQTKTYTKKNLSREHICMVSPGVSAQDERHYAMNLLSLIIGDEKGSRFYWQLVDTAIAEIASMHFEDMDGVGAVYSYFQCSPENSEKTIQTAKKVLEDVRDQGITEEELDKAKHKALSALTLKNELPMGRLISVAFDSVYLDKYIPTKEQIEKIRAVSVEDVNSAARLFDMVNCSQAVLTPEK; encoded by the coding sequence ATGCAGTTTAAGAGTAAAGTCCTTGATAACGGACTCAAAATAGTAGGCGAGACCACCAGCTCCTCACTTTCCGCAGCTGTGGGATTTTTCGTTAAAACCGGCTCACGCGATGAATCTGCTGAGAACAGCGGGGTATCCCATTTCCTCGAGCATATGGTGTTTAAAGGCACTGAGAATATGAGTGCGCTGGAAGTGAATGCTGCTTTCGACCGCACAGGAGCCCAGTTCAACGCATTTACCAGCGAGGAGAATACGGTTTTCTTTGCGGGTGTATTGCCGGAATTTCTCGAAGATGTTACCGCTATCTGGGCGGATCTGATGCGCCCTTCGCTCAGGACAGATGATTTCGATATGGAGAAGAATGTAATCCTTGAAGAGATTGCGATGTATGAGGATATGCCGCAGTTTGATGTTGTGGATAAGGCCAAAGAGCTGCACTTCTCCGGCCATCCCTGCGGAAACAGCATCCTCGGCACGAGCGAATCGATCAAAAATCTCAAGGCAGAGCAGATGCTCGAATACTTCCGCCGAAGATACAGCCCCTCAAACATTACAGTCTGCTGCTGCGGGAATTTCAACTGGGATAAATTCGCTGCGCAGATTGAAAAGCTCTGCGGGCATTGGGAAAAGGTTGATACCAAACGGGAAACCACCTTCACTGAAGGCACAGCACAAACCAAAACCTACACAAAGAAGAACCTCTCCCGAGAGCATATATGTATGGTGAGCCCGGGCGTTTCAGCGCAGGATGAAAGGCATTATGCGATGAACCTGCTGAGCCTGATTATCGGCGATGAAAAGGGCTCACGGTTTTACTGGCAGCTCGTGGATACGGCAATCGCCGAGATCGCCTCAATGCATTTCGAGGATATGGACGGCGTTGGAGCTGTTTACAGCTATTTCCAGTGCAGCCCCGAGAATTCCGAGAAAACAATCCAGACTGCAAAAAAGGTGCTGGAAGATGTGCGCGATCAGGGCATTACAGAAGAAGAGCTCGATAAGGCCAAGCACAAAGCCCTTAGCGCCCTTACGCTGAAAAACGAACTGCCCATGGGCAGACTCATCAGCGTGGCCTTCGACAGCGTGTATCTCGATAAATACATCCCCACGAAAGAGCAGATCGAGAAGATCAGGGCTGTGAGCGTGGAGGATGTGAACTCTGCTGCAAGGCTCTTCGATATGGTAAACTGCTCGCAGGCCGTTCTTACGCCCGAAAAATAA
- a CDS encoding M16 family metallopeptidase, producing MKRETDKHILKNGMTVLGEPMEEVGSAAFNFLLPCGTSRIGKDLQGAGKIIKNWVMRGAGGLSGRELTDRLDGLGLHRSNAVGSYRMGFSAAMEAGSLLEAIELYSSILQSPELGSDQFELCRQLALSEFMGLDDNPRQKVMISLREKFYPEPLGLNAFGTMDTLHSLTSDETAGLIDKYFSMPDTIFSVAGSYDFDKVCSRLEELFGGAEDKNIPHFKAEKPRRGYWHEPHEGSQVHIGIMTETVPIRSDKYFDAQVAVSVLSGGMSSRLFTEVREKRGLCYAVGANYNTLKDEAGISCYAGTTPDKAEETLEVVIDEFKKLKDGVSEDELARAKAGLKSTTVMRSESSMSRASSIGGDYNLLGEVRCLSEIKRRIEAVTLDSLQEFLDSNPFEEFCVVSIGPKEIEAAKKI from the coding sequence ATGAAAAGAGAAACAGACAAACACATTTTGAAAAACGGAATGACCGTTCTGGGCGAACCTATGGAAGAGGTTGGCTCGGCGGCATTTAATTTCCTCCTGCCCTGCGGAACATCCCGCATCGGCAAAGACCTTCAGGGGGCGGGTAAGATAATCAAAAACTGGGTAATGCGCGGGGCAGGCGGCCTTAGCGGCAGGGAGCTTACAGACCGGCTCGACGGCCTCGGCCTCCACAGAAGCAATGCAGTGGGCAGCTACCGGATGGGCTTTTCAGCGGCGATGGAGGCGGGCAGCCTTCTTGAAGCGATTGAGCTGTATTCATCTATCCTCCAGAGCCCGGAGCTGGGCAGCGACCAGTTTGAGCTCTGCCGGCAGCTTGCTTTGAGCGAGTTTATGGGTCTCGATGACAACCCGCGGCAGAAGGTGATGATAAGCCTCCGCGAAAAATTTTACCCAGAACCGCTCGGTCTGAACGCGTTCGGCACGATGGATACCCTGCATTCGCTCACAAGCGATGAAACAGCAGGGCTGATCGATAAATACTTCAGTATGCCCGATACGATTTTCTCAGTAGCGGGCAGTTATGATTTTGATAAAGTTTGCAGCAGGCTAGAAGAACTTTTCGGCGGTGCGGAAGATAAAAACATCCCGCACTTCAAAGCAGAGAAACCCCGCAGAGGATACTGGCACGAGCCCCACGAGGGCTCGCAGGTGCACATCGGGATAATGACCGAAACCGTTCCAATACGCAGCGATAAATATTTCGATGCGCAGGTGGCGGTCTCTGTGCTCTCGGGCGGAATGAGCTCACGGCTCTTCACCGAGGTACGCGAGAAACGCGGGCTCTGCTATGCTGTGGGCGCTAATTACAACACGCTCAAAGACGAAGCGGGAATCTCCTGCTACGCCGGCACAACGCCGGACAAGGCTGAGGAAACGCTCGAAGTGGTTATAGATGAATTCAAAAAGCTCAAAGACGGCGTTTCCGAAGATGAGCTCGCCCGCGCAAAAGCAGGGCTCAAGAGCACAACAGTAATGCGGAGCGAATCTTCAATGTCTCGGGCGTCTTCAATCGGCGGAGACTACAACCTCCTCGGCGAGGTACGCTGCCTTTCGGAAATCAAAAGGCGGATTGAAGCGGTTACTCTGGACAGCCTCCAAGAATTCCTCGATTCAAATCCGTTTGAGGAATTCTGCGTTGTGAGCATCGGCCCGAAAGAAATTGAAGCAGCAAAGAAAATTTGA